TACCAATCAGAACAGTCCTCAAACTTTCTGGAGCCAGGCACACATTTGGAAATGTAAGCCACTGTCCTGGGCAGTGCAAAAAATACCCGTTTCACAGAAGAGAAACTGATAATGGAGAATATTGCTCCCTGTCCAAAAAAAAAGCATAGGAAATGCATAGAAAAAAGCATAGGAAATGGATAGAAAAAAGCATAGGAAATGCCAgataaaacacagacaaaaaaataaataaaaaatgaggtgGGCAACAGCATTCCTGAAatcaggcaacccccccccccatcaaacaaCAAAAAGTTATAAaatctaattttttaaaattgggaGAGGGACACagtctctctccctgtgtgtgtgtgtgtgtgtgtgtgtgtgtctgtgtctgtctgtgtggaGGCGGTGTGGTACCCATAGCTGCTACGTTAGGGACCTCAGAGTTAGAGaagagggaggtgggggagaaaaccagggtgggggcagggagagattaAATAATGAATTGACCTACCCAGTCCTCTACAGCAGAAGGGGCTGTTTAACTGGCTGGCAAAAGCTCCTGAAtgtgtggctgttgttgtttaaacaaacaaacaaacaaacaaacaaacaaacaaacctgtccTTCACCCTAAGCTCGCAGCAATTAAATCACAActgtttaaaacagtttaaaacaatgacagaaataaggtgggtcctaaaaatatacactcAAATGCCCAACGACAGGGTGAAGAGGTATGTGTTtcacagcttaggggccaccacagagaaggccctctcctggccTGCTGCCATCCTGAGCCTCTGAaggtggaggaactaccaagagggtccCCTCTGCCCATCTCAGCACCCGAGAGGGTCTGTGGGGAATGAGGTGGCCTTTCAGATATTGGGGGCCTGGCTCATGCAGGGCTtcaaacactaatgtgagcaccttgaattgagcccgAAAACGAGCTGGCACGTTAACACTGCAAGATTTCCCGGCAGATCTCACTTGCCTATAAGAATACTCTGcagccagagagccagtgtggtgttagggggttgggctaggagaccaggattcaaattccCCATTCCACcacaaagcttactgggtgaccttgagccagtccctgcctctctcagcctaatttacctcacagggttgttgtggggactgaaatgaggagggggagaaccacgaaaatgccaccttgtgctccttggaggaaaaaggcgGGATATGAAAGCGATAAGAAAATAAACCTTACAAGGTTTTTGAGCAGATAGCTGAGACAATTTTGGGAACATGGTATATAAACACCGTGGTTCTGATTCAGAGAACTGTATGCTCAATGCAGCTAAATCTGAATCTgcctttgtggggtggggggaagaaagagaCTGCCTCTCCTCTGCTCCCAGGTCCAGCTCCTCGCTGGCTGTGGGCACCCACCTGCAAAGAGGACCCTGCCACCAGGACCGAATCTGCCTCGCCCAGGCGCTGGTACACAAAGTCCACTTTCTCTTTGCTCACAGAATCTCCAAAGAACGTCACGTCTGGTTTGAGGTTCCCGCCGCACTTGCCACACGGGGGGACGAGGAAAGTGCGCACCTCTTCTTCGGACAGGAAGACGTCGCCGTCCGGGGCCACCCCATGCGCCTCGGCTCTCCAGGTGGGGTTCAAGGCCTCAAAGCGCTCCTGGAGGTCGGTGCGGGGCGTCCGGTCACCGCAACTGAGGCACAAGACCCTGTGAGGCAACATAAAAACAtgagggcctgctggatcaggccaaatggggcctacgtagtccagcatcctgttatcacagtggccaactgcatGCCTATTATCCCATTTAATTCAGCCCTGAGTTTTTTGTTATAGCCATAAGgagtagaacaggggtcagcaaacattttcaacagggggttagtccactgtccctcaggccttgtggggggggcggactatatttttttttggggggggaaataaaatgacgcaagagcaccacaagccctggtggctgcttacctgtgccttgcgagcggcaggggctggcggtggcGCCAGAGGGACGATGAGCAGCAtgtgaaagggctccagagagggactgcttaaaatggcggctgctCGAGTGCTGGTGCTACTGgccgccgtgtgagggagagggaaggagagggaaagaacacgtGTGCTGATGATCCAAGtggtgattcccggaccatccgagGGCCAGATCCAGAATGCAATTGGGTCTGATCTGGCTGGTCtgtgtgggccttagtttgcctacccatagacTAGAATCTTAATTTattttaggggaagggctgtagcagtACAGACAACACTTTCATTCAATGGATCAGTGTTCTGATTCAGCATGGGATAGGTTCCTATTTAAATCAGCACTTTATttataagaacgtaagaagagcctgctggatcaggccaatggcccaactaggccagcatcctgttctcacagtggccaaccagatgcctgtgggaaactggcaagcaggattcgagcagaagagccctctctccttccagcaaggggtattcagaagtgttgctgccTCCCACTGGGGTGTAGCAGAGCCTAGCattcatggctagcagccatcgacAGCCCTCCCCTCCATTAATTTtttgtaatcctcttttaaagccatttaggctggtgaccatcactgcctcctgagggagagagttccatagttcagaACCATGAGAACTGGAGTCTTGCTGTATCTATAAGAAAAGGACCGCAGTTCCATAGCAGACTGcctattctgcatgcagaaggtcccaggttcaatcccagccaTCTCCAGGCTGTGGTGGACCTACATTCTGGGGGGCCCCAAACCTCGAACTGTCATGGGGGCCCCTtcgcaaccagcaatgaggtctgagGTCTGGGTAACCGTTGTTATCGTCTTCAGTGAGGTTGTTCCATCATAGATCACCCCACTTTTGCAACGTCTGTGCTaatgactctcaaactttgggattgttgaaatatatgcaacaaaaaattaatcaattGTGGTCCTGCGACTCCAagcacccagtcagatgggcagcatataaatagttgttgttgttgttgttgttgttgttgttgttgttgttgttgttgttttgtttttattcaagATCAAATggtaaaacagcaacaataacaaccacagtgtgcattttattttatttttaaatttatttatttggtttctcAACTTAAAATTGTAtagagatatatcaaacataaatcataacaacaagattccaaggaacctcctggacttccaccctcccctttgtgggtcctattattaatcatttcctcccatatcttttatgataatccaaacccTCTTCCATTATGCCAGGAATCAACCtgaaactacaagtgatattctaATCCCACTAAAAACTtgaactgtttacaatggtctttaagataagttataaaatttccaaattccttattaaaaatttGCTCTTCCTGATATCTAactcttccagtcattttagccatttcagcacagtccattaacttcacctgccattcttctctggtagggactttatcttctttccacaataataatttaataataataataataataataataataataatttattacttatagcccacccatctggccgggcctccccagccactctgggcagttcccaacagaatacaatggtaccttggttctcaaagtaatgcaaaacggattaatccgttccagattttTGAAAACAATCCCtcaaacagccatttaacatgaattttactatctaacaagaccatggatccataagatgaaagcagtaaacaatgcactgcagtcacacactcaatcaatcaatcaatcaatcaatccgtagctggactgggttccacagtcacaaaagcaaaacaaaaaagagccacaaaaaacaaaaatgctaaataaatagcaaaaaaacagacagacctcaacataatactcaaaacggaagtgtggcactcaaaacagagcatgttcagcttccgaaaaaaggttcgcaaaccagaacacttaccggcacttccgggtttgcagtgtttgggttccaagttgtttgagtaccaaggcatttgagaaccaaggtaccactgtattaaaaacacgataaaacatcaaatattaaaaagtgcattttaaagGCACTTGTGGTGGTTATATCTCTTTATGATCACAGCAGTGCAGACCAAACAACTCGCCCCTTTTATTTTTCAGCAAGGGGATTTGTGGTGCCAACAACCCCCACTCCCCCGCTTGCATCTCCGGGACGTGCTCATCCCAGTTGCAAAGTTGCACTCCTCTTTTTCCATcagccagcctccccccccccacactgccACTCTCCCCAACCTGTGGATGCAGCCGTGCAGCTCTGTCAAACGCTGGCTGCCGGCCTTGGCGTGCAGGGCGTCTACGTTCTGGGTCACCAGCCAGTGGAGTTTCCCCAGTGCCTCCCAGTTCCTCAGGGCCAAGTGGGCGATGTTTGGCTGGTGGGCTGAAAACTGGGGCCAGCCGACAAAATTCCTGGCCCAGTACTTCTGGCGGGCCCGGGCACTCCGCAGAAATTCGGCGTGCTGGACGGGACGCCGATCTGTCCGGGAGTAGAGGCCCACGCCTTCAGAGCGATAGTCGGGGATCCCAGATTCGGTGGAGATTCCTGCTCCGGTCAACACAAAGAGCCTCTGGGCCCTGCTCACAAACTCCTGCAGCTTCTGAACTTCCGCCGGGTCCAGGGGAGGACTGGCGGGAACAAAGGCCAGGGTCTGGTCAGCCTTGGCCACGGAGGAGTGGGAGCCACGGCAGTGAAGTCCACGGATGGGCCATCCTTCCAAGACCTTCAGGAGAGAGGTAACGCTCATCTAGGTGAGGACAGAAGAGGACAAGTGAAGGATGATGTTTTCAAACTCTGTTCACATGGCTTTTTGTTCGGAGACGGCCTGACCTTTAGGCACAGTGGATACTTGGGATGGGGGCTCCCGAGCTTCGTCTCATGCAGGGCCTGGCCCTGTTTTTTGCCTCAAAGGCTCAGGTGGTCCCAAGAATTTAAATTCAGAGTTGGGGAATGTCCAGTGCTATCATCCCCAAGTACTGgccacagggccgtcttagccatgGAGGCTAGTGGTGCAGGGAACCAcagcgccacgttctggagggcgccagggaagaggtggaggctggacgcggcgcctcccaggatcagctcgccgccctcacCCACCTCCACCATGCTGCGCTGTggctggagcctcctccctgccagaggagctgccctccagccctgctAGCAGCGCTGCACCCGGAGCCTCCGTCCTGCCGGAACAGCCACCcggagggaaacgtgggggtAGGGGACACCGGAGGAAtccttgcaccacagcgccagataagcttaaggtGGCCCTGACTGGTCACACTGAGAGTTGAGCCGTatccggagggccacagatcGCTCACCCCGGCATTAGGCTGAAAAAACGACAAGCTCCAAGCTCACTAAGTGGCCGAGGATTGGGCTTGGACCTGGGTTTCCCTGAACCACGACACAGCACTTGTTTAACTGTGTGGCACAAGAGGACCACTGTGATCTCCAAGCCTGGATGGGCATCTCACCTGGAGGGCATCTGGTATGGGGAAGGTGCTCAAAGCTTTAAAACGGTGTTTAAGTTCCAAAATTGGACTGTGTTATCAATTGGAGGTGCTGCCCATGCTACTCCCATTTGCTTGTTTTATTGAATTAATCTCCCAGCTTTTCTCCGAGGATCTCAAAGTTGCGTACATACttgtccccattttatcttcacaacaactctgtatGGTAGGTCAGGTTGAGAGCaagtgactgccccaaggtcaaccagtgagcttcatggctgagtgaggatttgaactctggttccCCAGATCCTTGCCTGATGATCTAGCCACTAAGCCACAATTGTTCTTAAAttggccattattattattattattattattattattattattattattacagtactgtattattattcatagctctgttggttagagcatgctgctgataatgccagggttgcaggtttcatccccatatgggacagctttatattcctgctttgcagggggttggactagatgatcctcggggtccctttcaactttacaattctattattattattatgattattacaccctccatctacaggtgaaactcgaaaaattagaatatcatggaaaagcccatttatgtaagcaattgttttcattagctactggagtttaatatatgagatagactcatgacatgcaaagcgagatatgtcaagcctttgcttgctataattgtgatgattatggcgcacagctgatgaaaaccccaaggttgaaattgttaatgagtctatctcatgagtctatctcatatattagtttcaccttttaagttgaattactgaaagaaatgaacctttcaacgatattctaatttttcgagtttcacctgtatagataGGCTAAATCAAGGGGACAGAGAGACACCCCGTTTAAAAGTTCTTTTATTATAATGTTACCTATTCCATTTCTTCACTGCTTTGCACAAGAAAAGGTCTCCGAAACCCACTTGATAACCAATTAAAAACActtaagagagagagggaatgaaATGAAAGTTCCCTAAAAGTGCTCATCCCACTAACGAGAACTATAAAAGGgcttaggatttttaaaaagacatgtcCCTCGTTAGCTTACGCAAAGGTTATAGGGCGACGACCCCATTAAATCTGAGGTTGCCTCTGGGGCGCTTGGGGGAGGAACCTCAGAATTTCCCTTCTCTATCCCCCAGCTGCATTTTGGACTTGGATCTATTTTTGTCGGTGCAGCTTTCTGTGAGTGCAGACAGAGGATCGCCGCCTTGTTATGTAACTCTCAATCCCACATGTAACGAGCCAGGGGAGGGGCAAGCAGGAGAAATGGGCATCCTCTGCAAAGGGGACCTGgaccatctctctccctccctcccaatggCGCGTCCTGGGTTTCACCTCGCGGTAAGCGACACGCGACCCTCACCTCGCGCTGCACCCCGGAGGGTGCAATTGACCTCTCTTGCAGCCACGCGGACGGCCACGGAAGCACAGCCTGCTGGGGGATGCAGTTCCCGCAGGAGCCAGGCAGGGGGGGaggaaactacaactcccacaatgcACCGGGTGCGTGAACAGCTGCAGGCTGGTCGGGCTGGGAAAACCTGCCTTTGCCCGGGTGTGGTTTTTGATCGAATTTTAAAGCCCGGTTGCATTGTGAGATCAGAGAAGCCGCCGGGATCTGTGGaacttgggtggggtggggggttctgGAAAGACCTTCCCCGACCTGGCGCCCTCCGGACTTCACCTGCCATcacctcccagccagcatggcgagggggtgatgggagttggcagctgacaacatctggaggggagttTAAATTTGTTTATTCAATGCATTCGCAGCCCCCACCTTTTTTCCTCTGAGGAGGTcgaggtggtgtgcatggttctacCCCCTCCTTCTATAATCTCCCACAACGACCCTGGGAGGTAGTTTAGGCTGGGATGGACtaagggagaccagggttcaaatccctgttcggccatgaagctcagtgggtgaccttgtgggccagtcactgcctctcagcctaacctacctctcaggggtgctaacttaaataaaatattgcgggggtgggggtggggagcacataATCACTCCACACCACATAATCGACCACAAGACTCTGCACggacacaccatttgaatggcaatgcccatcaacttcggTGGGTttggccctctcaaatattttattgaggggcaGCTgatgaagggacctcggcccctagcagttggctcctatgctacctcacagggttgttgggagaatGAAATGCAACCAGTGTGGGATGGGGGAAGGCAGAGAACTGTGTACGCTCATCGGAGGAAAGAGGGGAGATAAAGATGGAATGAAAAGTCAGCTCATTAAAACTATAGGAGGGTGCCGATGTTTTTGTGGGGTGTCTGAGAGAGCCATGATACACCATTTTGGGGAGCCCAGGTGCACTGACTGGAGGCAACCCAGAGGGCATTTTTGGGTGCATCGAAGACAAATCAGCAAGGGATCAGAAGCACAGCTTTGGGGACCGGCTctgttttatatatacagtggtacctcgggttacagatgcttcaggttacaggtgcttcaggttacagattccgctaacccaggaaatagtaccttgggttaagaactttgcttcaggatgagaacagaagtcatgcggcagcggcagtgggaggccccattagctaaagtggtacatcaggttaagaacagtttcaggttaagaacggacctccagaatgaattaagttcttaacccgaggtaccactgtatatataatttttatcaaattttctgttttataatttCAAATACTCactttacatccttaagatatccatgacttcccttcttctctttccatggttcattttacacatcttaaatccctgcatattttacaaaaactataccaatcagtattccattactgcatccatcaaaacttatttacactgttggatttatcttaatgctgccagcgttttcacagtacacaattattttccgcatattcaattaacattttctaatcgtctttaaatgtgtgttcttcttgttctcctattctgtatgttaagtctgcaagttgtgcgtATTtggtcaacttaagttgccatttttctttggGACCTCActagttttccattttggggctaaaggACTGGCTCTGTTTATTTTAGGGGTGCTCTAAGCCTGAGGAAGAAGCCATAGCTAAGTGacagaacagctgctttgcatgcagaaaggtctCAGGGATAGGAGAGGGAGGATCCCTctccaaaatcctggagagctgctgtcagtcagtgtagacagtgctaagctagatggaccaatgatcacactcagtataaggcagcttcctatttaattcagctctgttttttttttgttataaccataaggactagaatcttaacttattttaggggaagggctgtagcaatACAGACAACACTTAAGTTcaatggatcagtggtctgataGGTTCCTGTTTATATCAGCACTTTAtttataagaacataggaagagcctcctggatcaggccaatggcccaactagtccagtatcctgttctcacagtagctaaccagatgcctgtgggaaactggcaagcaggattcaagcacaagagcattctgccctcctgcagttcccagcaactggtattcagaagcattgctgcctggcCATCTTAGCTAGTAGGCATTAATAGCCTTCTTTTcaatgaatttatccaatcctctttaaaagccatctagattggtggccatcactgcctcctgtgggagagggTTCCGAAGTTCAGAATCATGAGGACTGGAGTCTTGGTTTATCTTTAAGAAAAGGACCACTGTTCTATAACAGACTGCCTACTTTGCACGGAGAAGGTCTTAGGTTCGatccctgccatttccaggcTGTGGCGGACCTACATTTGGGGGCCTCTGAAGCTTAAACTGTCATGGGGgccccctttgcaaccagcaatggCGTCTGGGTAACTGCGGTGAGTGTGATCTTCTTCAACGGGGTTCTTCCACGACAGATCACCCCACCTTTGCAACATCTGTGCTACCATAGGAAACAACTCCTAGGGTCCAAGATTCCtttgccccccataaaatatttgagggtacCGCCCCCCCTCAATTTGATGTGCATTGCCATCAAATGGTATGccgtgtcttgtgattgattatgcggggtggagcttacctgagcccccccccccgcaatgttttattcaagttggcacccttgtgtGTGCTACTGACTTGCAGACTTGGGGATtgctgaaatatatacaacaaaaattTAATCCATCTGAGTTGTGCGACTCCAGTTGAGTCTACTAGACCCAGTGccattttttctaaaaaataaaataaatgtttagggatactctcattttcctactcaaattgaaataatgcccctcaatgaggccaaacttagattcacgaaatgtttaggggttccccccccccgaaaaaagcactgagtagacCCAAAAAATTTAAGCCATGGGTCCTTCTTGGGGTCCTTTCGGATCCGGGTCCTGAAGCTTAagattcattagtttcatagtaaaACTGCCCCTGTCTCCAGGAGACTCCCGAAATCACCGGACCAGTCAGCACAGACTATTTTGAGCCCAATGGACCAGTGTTGTGactcaggcagcttcctgtggctTTATGTAACCTCTTGTCTCTCTCTGCCCTGTGTTCCTCTTACGAGCTGACTCTTCCTTGCCAAGCACCAAGGGATGCTCCTCCCTCGCTCCCTGACTGTCCCGCTGCAGCGGTGAAGCGGTTAAGTCACAGAGAGCACTCACTCCTGGGTCCGCTTCTGACCCTGGAGCCTAGGGCAAGCTCCTCAGCCACCGCCAGGGGGGCTCTGAGCTGTCAAcagccttccttctctctctctctctctctctctctctctctctctctctctctctctctctctctctctctctctctctcccctcccttctctctttctctctctctgcctgcaggTGCCTTGGAAGTTTCATGCAGGACCCGGAGTCTCCCTCCGTCTTTCCCCAGCCTGAAGTTTTTTTGGGCTGCAGatgagcagcagctgctggggcCGGAAGGAAGCCTTGCGGGACTCCGGCCAAGTTGGCACCTCCTTGGCCCATTTGGATCAATActgcagggctggggggggggggaagagaggaaaccctgcctctctctctgcaaagACCCAGAAGTCCAGGCAGGAGCGATAGCAGCCTCTTCCACAGAGGACAGCCTCTGCCTCCATCCTGCAGCTGATCCCAAGGCTGATGCCCAGTTCCTTGCACGCCTCACTGCTCTCCCTGCCCAGGTAAGGTGAAACCCTCCCAgctggaggaagcaggcagggaatTAACCGGGTAGGTGGGAAGGGTGCAACAAAGAGGCTTTTCCTTTGCAAACCTAACCCCCCTCCTCCGCACCCCggattcttggtgtgtgtgtatggggagggggggtggaatctaagaaaatgattcttttttttccggaaatctcagctaaaacatagCTTCTGTAGTGCTTGCGATGAGAGATGCCTTGATTGAAATCTTCAGCTGCTGTGGGGAGGAATAATCcagc
This is a stretch of genomic DNA from Lacerta agilis isolate rLacAgi1 chromosome 17, rLacAgi1.pri, whole genome shotgun sequence. It encodes these proteins:
- the SIRT4 gene encoding NAD-dependent protein lipoamidase sirtuin-4, mitochondrial, which gives rise to MSVTSLLKVLEGWPIRGLHCRGSHSSVAKADQTLAFVPASPPLDPAEVQKLQEFVSRAQRLFVLTGAGISTESGIPDYRSEGVGLYSRTDRRPVQHAEFLRSARARQKYWARNFVGWPQFSAHQPNIAHLALRNWEALGKLHWLVTQNVDALHAKAGSQRLTELHGCIHRVLCLSCGDRTPRTDLQERFEALNPTWRAEAHGVAPDGDVFLSEEEVRTFLVPPCGKCGGNLKPDVTFFGDSVSKEKVDFVYQRLGEADSVLVAGSSLQVYSAYKFALAARDGKLPIAVVNIGPTRADSFVTLKLNSRCGELLPQIVLK